In Aedes albopictus strain Foshan chromosome 3, AalbF5, whole genome shotgun sequence, the following are encoded in one genomic region:
- the LOC109426474 gene encoding senecionine N-oxygenase-like, which translates to MGKQQQQRYCIIGAGAAGICAAKYALQAGGDVTVFEQTDQIGGTWSYTDAVGKDRFGLDIHSSMYDSLWTNLPKEIMGYADYDMPEQRRSYIHWSEVLVFLKDYARNFEVDKHTRFEHLVEEVRPYGDEQWQVRVKNLRKEECSTMVFDYVLVCNGHYFDPVFPDFEGKEHFKGVQLHSHQYRKPHVFQNRNVLIIGAGPSGRDLVFAAANCAKNVYFSHHVPHKLKDAVFPDNVVQVPDVAKLHEADVEFVDGSRHSIDLILYCTGYHFNFPFLHKDCGIELDDDWVKPLYKHILNINHPTMAFIGIPFLVCTTLMFDLQSRFAIKYYSGESPLPPKDAMMSDFEREMNDRWKRGLKKRQAHMMGGEVQRDYYNDVAESAGIEPIPPVMIDMHIASHRRKNEDLRGFRNDVFRVVDGGKFEMEYVEELADRERK; encoded by the exons ATG GGCAAGCAACAACAGCAACGATACTGCATCATAGGGGCTGGGGCTGCCGGAATTTGCGCAGCCAAATATGCACTGCAAGCCGGCGGAGATGTGACGGTGTTCGAGCAGACTGACCAGATAGGCGGTACCTGGTCGTATACCGATGCCGTGGGGAAGGACCGCTTTGGGTTGGACATCCATAGCAGCATGTATGATAGCCTGTGGACGAATTTGCCAAAGGAGATCATGGGCTATGCGGATTACGATATGCCGGAACAGCGCAGATCGTATATCCACTGGAGTGAAGTGTTGGTGTTCTTGAAAGATTACGCTAGGAATTTTGAAGTGGATAAGCATACGAGGTTTGAGCACTTGGTTGAGGAGGTGAGACCTTACGGAGACGAACAATGGCAAGTTCGGGTGAAAAATCTTAGGAAAGAAGAATGTAGCACGATGGTCTTTGATTACGTTTTGGTGTGCAATGGACACTACTTTGATCCAGTGTTTCCGGATTTCGAAGGTAAAGAACACTTCAAAGGCGTACAACTGCATAGCCATCAATACAGAAAGCCTCATGTATTCCAAAACCGTAACGTTTTGATCATAGGGGCTGGTCCAAGTGGCAGAGATTTAGTTTTCGCTGCAGCAAACTGTGCGAAAAACGTTTACTTCAGCCACCATGTGCCACACAAGCTGAAGGATGCAGTTTTCCCCGACAATGTCGTACAAGTTCCTGACGTCGCAAAACTCCATGAAGCTGATGTGGAATTTGTCGATGGATCAAGACACTCAATCGACCTTATCCTCTATTGCACTGGTTACCACTTCAATTTTCCATTTCTGCACAAAGATTGTGGCATCGAACTGGACGACGACTGGGTCAAGCCACTGTACAAGCATATCCTGAACATAAACCATCCAACGATGGCCTTCATTGGGATACCATTCCTGGTGTGCACAACTCTGATGTTTGATTTGCAGTCCCGATTCGCCATAAAGTACTATTCCGGGGAAAGTCCTCTCCCACCGAAGGACGCGATGATGAGTGATTTCGAAAGGGAAATGAACGATCGCTGGAAGCGGGGACTGAAGAAGCGACAGGCGCACATGATGGGTGGCGAGGTACAAAGGGATTACTATAACGATGTGGCCGAAAGTGCTGGGATCGAGCCTATTCCGCCGGTAATGATCGACATGCACATAGCGAGCCACCGGAGGAAGAACGAGGATCTGAGGGGTTTCCGGAATGATGTGTTTCGGGTGGTGGATGGTGGAAAGTTTGAAATGGAGTATGTCGAGGAGCTCGCTGATCGGGAAAGGAAGTGA
- the LOC109426473 gene encoding nuclear pore complex protein DDB_G0274915 isoform X1, which translates to MPPTAADVPAATAFKLPHENSNSHTNSLNNSKRSNNSARSSGNTKATVHINGIAVDHFQQNSDVDEDRSSLAAASCPNNDIHGFISYSSDSSMIELNLKFKKCACNENIINISKENLQQQRTEQRNSESSLAIATSMSSAGGLLSESTAGIEGASATAAATSFNKEGKSKKLLQLNKDNLNSLVNKLNDTNSSSSSCTKCRLSLDINNILNQIVGDGKLKSAAQANANAKEQTPTEIAIGNAAGGSAEKQCNRTLKVVNKLGSPSNKAASWSPLLPSPCSHSPSPSVSTDDPNRLQRRHSETVERRSIGIQHGLKSGYRKKHQLRKGKTQVEEIIVISDEFRRQSLSDQKVRIQKSKKYSLSMESIDKQVDEQSGKIGGGVFECLHLENDTLTVVVDSSAATNGHKKSNKSKSKSVDDISLSSNHNEEEFPPTGALSNAANSVELVFISDEFVQRKTRTSSDVIIVDANKKSLKRRKSTTSKNVIIITDDYKQKSSTARSDVRIVKSNSLKSKDPRRKTTISNSNSFLTYEEPFSPETLENKDIGTMFAEASAAAASK; encoded by the coding sequence ATGCCACCCACCGCCGCCGACGTTCCCGCTGCCACCGCATTCAAGCTGCCCCATGAAAATAGCAATAGCCACACCAACAGTCTCAACAATAGCAAACGAAGCAACAACTCCGCTCGCAGCAGCGGAAACACCAAAGCCACGGTCCACATCAACGGGATCGCGGTCGATCACTTCCAGCAGAACTCGGATGTCGACGAGGACCGGAGCTCATTGGCAGCGGCGTCCTGTCCGAATAACGACATCCACGGGTTTATTTCTTATTCCAGCGACAGCAGCATGATTGAACTTAACCTGAAGTTCAAGAAGTGTGCCTGCAATGAAAACATCATTAATATATCCAAAGAAAATCTTCAGCAACAACGGACAGAACAACGAAACTCGGAATCGTCGTTGGCCATCGCTACCAGCATGTCTTCTGCCGGGGGGCTGCTGAGTGAGTCCACGGCGGGAATCGAGGGGGCTTCCGCTACTGCCGCCGCCACGTCGTTCAACAAAGAAGGTAAAAGTAAGAAATTACTACAGTTAAACAAAGACAATTTAAATAGTTTAGTAAATAAACTGAACGATACGAATAGCTCATCCTCATCGTGTACAAAGTGTAGATTATCGTTAGATATAAACAATATTTTAAATCAAATAGTAGGCGATGGAAAGCTCAAATCCGCAGCCCAGGCTAATGCTAATGCAAAAGAACAAACGCCAACTGAGATCGCAATAGGCAATGCCGCCGGCGGTTCGGCGGAAAAACAGTGCAATCGAACCCTGAAGGTAGTGAATAAGCTCGGTAGTCCTTCCAACAAGGCTGCCAGTTGGTCCCCTTTGCTTCCTTCTCCTTGTTCCCATTCCCCTTCTCCCAGCGTTTCCACCGATGACCCGAATCGGCTTCAGAGGCGACACAGTGAAACCGTTGAACGACGCTCAATCGGTATACAACACGGATTGAAGTCCGGCTACCGCAAGAAGCATCAGCTTCGGAAGGGTAAAACACAAGTAGAGGAAATTATCGTCATTTCCGACGAGTTCCGAAGACAATCACTATCGGACCAGAAGGTCAGAATCCAGAAATCCAAAAAGTACTCCCTTTCGATGGAGAGCATCGACAAACAAGTGGACGAACAATCGGGTAAGATTGGAGGTGGGGTATTCGAGTGTCTCCACCTGGAAAACGACACCCTGACAGTAGTGGTCGATTCCAGCGCCGCAACGAATGGCCACAAGAAGTCCAACAAGTCTAAATCCAAATCCGTTGACGACATTTCCCTCAGTTCCAATCACAACGAGGAAGAATTCCCTCCAACCGGCGCGCTCTCCAACGCAGCCAACAGCGTTGAGCTGGTGTTCATCTCCGATGAATTTGTCCAACGCAAAACCCGCACCAGCTCTGACGTCATAATCGTCGATGCGAACAAAAAGAGTCTCAAACGGCGCAAGTCCACAACCAGCAAAAACGTGATCATCATAACCGATGACTACAAACAGAAATCGTCCACCGCCCGGAGCGATGTCCGGATTGTCAAAAGCAATTCGCTCAAATCCAAAGACCCGCGCCGCAAAACGACCATTTCCAATTCGAACAGTTTTCTCACCTACGAGGAACCGTTCTCGCCGGAAACGCTGGAGAACAAAGACATCGGAACGATGTTTGCCGAAGCGAGCGCGGCAGCTGCCTCCAAGTAG